The DNA sequence CGGCGCAGACCCACTGACCGTCGTGTTCGCCTGGTTCAGCGCCCTGGCAACGGCAGCCTTCATCACCATCCTCATCGTGGCGTCCGTATCCATCGTCGTGTTCTTCGTCCGGACCAAGGACAACACCAGTATCTGGGCGACGAAGATCGCACCTACCCTCTCCACCGTGATCCTCTCCTATATCGGCTACGTGACGATCGAGAACTACGACTCCCTCATCGGGCCTGACAACGCCGCCGCAAAGTGGCTGCTCATCCTCATTCCTGCCGCGATGCTTGGCGGCCTGGTATTCGGCAGGAGCAAGCGCGACATCGACTACGCCAAAGAAGTTATCTGAAACGGTTAGCGTGCTGCCGCCTCCGCGGGCGGCAGCACGGCAATTAATTCGTTTCCTCCGGGACCACAACGTCTTCACGAGGTGGCCCAGTGGTATGCCCGCATCGTCTTTGAAGTCTGACGATCGGTCCTCCACGAGTAAGCGAAAGCACACACCTTCGAAACAGAACCGGGAGATCAGAATGACCCCCAAATCAGTTGCAGTTATTACCGGCGGAGGAACCGGAATAGGAGCCGCCACTGCCGCAACACTCCGGGGCCAAGGGTGGGAAGTTGTCGTCTGCGGACGCCGTCCAGAAGCTGTAAGCCGAGTCGCTGACATGACCGGCGCCCGCGCTGTCGTCGCGGATGTTGCTTCCGCTTCCGACATGGAACGGCTGGTCGCGGATACCGTGGAGCAATTCGGCGCTATTAACGGCCTCGTACTGAATGCCGGAATTGTCCGCGCCGGCAGTGCCGGCGAACTGTCCGATGAAGACTGGAACGCCATGGTCAGCACCAACCTCACCGGGCCCTTCCTACTAGTCCGTGCCGCCTTGCCGCACCTGATCAAAGCCAGCGGCTCGATCGTAGGGGTGGCCTCAGCGGCAGCGCTTCGCGCGACGGCTGGAATCGCGGGCTACGACGCCACGAAGGCCGGCCTTGCCATGTTGATGCAATCCATCGCGGTCGATTACGGACCGCTCGGGGTGCGCGCCAACGCGGTATGTCCCGGCTGGACCCGGACGGAAATGGCGGATATGGAGATGGGCGAATTTGCTGAACACAGCGGCATCGATCGCGAGGAAGCTTACAGCCTTGCCACTGCGTTCGTCCCCAGTCGGCGCCCGGCCGCGTCCTCCGAGGTCGCCGATGTCATTGCCTGGCTGCTCTCCGATCAGGCCTCGTACGTTAATGCAGCCACGATCCCGGTGGATGGGGGACTGATCGCGGTCGAACCGGAGCCATCGCCTTCGACCCCCGTGTCAGTATCGGCACCGCTGCCGTAGACGGACCCATCCCGGCGATGCAGGCAATTCCTGACTAAGCGCTACAGTCCGTCTTTCAGGTGTTACTTGAAAAAGGAGTGTGGACATTGTCCACACTCTTCCCTTCGGATCCGACGATACTGCCGACGGACTGCTCCGGATTCCGCATGTTTGCGCGGATCCCGAGTAGTTGCAAGGCCTGGAAGTCAGTTCGAGTCCCACCTCGGGCACAACAGATCGCCTCGTCAGGGGCGATTTTGCTTCAACGTGTTGACAAAGCTTGCGGTCGCGTCGCCTGACGGGTTGGGTCGCGGGCTGTAGCCTGGCCGCCGCGGGGGGTATGCAGGTGTGTGGGTGGCGGGTCCAGGACCCTGGCTGGTGGGCCCTCCGCGTGCTGTTTGATGGGGTCATACGGTTCCTCGCTTCCGGTCTTGTCGGGTAGGCCCCGGTGTGGCCTACACCTATTCATGGGCCGGGGGAGAGACGACGACATGACCGCAGCGCGTTTGACTGGCGGCCTCCGATGCGAGGTTTCGACGACCCAAAAAGCACATTGCGTTCATCGCTTTGACCAGCCAAAGTAAGTGTGGACACTGTCCACACTTACGTCTGATTTGATGCTCTGCCCGGCGCCGGCCGGGAGTTCGAGTTCTCGCATTCCCGCTTGCCGTGACTTAGCACAGGGCCGTCAGATGAAAGACTGTTGGACTCGGCGGTGTGCCGCTCTTCCCCGAGGCAGGTGGGAGGGTCAGCTTGAGATATATCGCTGCTGGGAGTCGGTGTCCAAGGGGCCGTAATCCGACTCTAGCCTGACGCCGTCGGACGGTCAGACTGATGTCCGATTGGGGTGTA is a window from the Arthrobacter sp. NicSoilC5 genome containing:
- a CDS encoding SDR family NAD(P)-dependent oxidoreductase, with amino-acid sequence MTPKSVAVITGGGTGIGAATAATLRGQGWEVVVCGRRPEAVSRVADMTGARAVVADVASASDMERLVADTVEQFGAINGLVLNAGIVRAGSAGELSDEDWNAMVSTNLTGPFLLVRAALPHLIKASGSIVGVASAAALRATAGIAGYDATKAGLAMLMQSIAVDYGPLGVRANAVCPGWTRTEMADMEMGEFAEHSGIDREEAYSLATAFVPSRRPAASSEVADVIAWLLSDQASYVNAATIPVDGGLIAVEPEPSPSTPVSVSAPLP